In Fusarium oxysporum Fo47 chromosome XI, complete sequence, the following are encoded in one genomic region:
- a CDS encoding uncharacterized protein (expressed protein) has product MHLKKLPHEVILEIISHMSGHDLTVLARVSKYLNHFVQPRLWTVIELHHASVHVPGRLCLRDKPKPGQSSRSLIFAERSRQGTLKAESFLMMFEPLSSGASGKDMERLKAVALRVRSLSLVLRANFELKHWYLLQHLTNLTHLELHGSHEFLGWNYIYQENESTLLEQLDLPSAGPSTLRHVKLYGYIARSLAAWVLKTGVNLERLELGMLEGGVEIEDPASGHRRRGEPWTPYHFYPANMMRVRNQEWLPIPRPSSCFLPSEVQNDQALEFSLPRLKHLNLCQPSRGDDAIAEDMLYYWSVRTERPAHKSWREIVVASRLTLETLVLEQKIGVHKYAHKQDSEVFIQPDPSGIGSEKLLDMVGKLLTHHDFPALKHVELRGMFISTDKGDYPVSGSPVGDFMLLMRKNGVKCEARRGCMCWFDGDYGGAEWDAWKTDLKNETEIRAEQRGEAVVTELNSEELLASV; this is encoded by the coding sequence ATGCATCTGAAGAAACTTCCTCACGAGGTAATACTCGAGATTATCTCTCACATGTCAGGCCATGACCTTACGGTGCTGGCTCGGGTTTCCAAATACTTGAATCACTTTGTTCAGCCTCGATTATGGACCGTGATCGAGCTTCATCACGCGAGCGTTCATGTCCCTGGCCGCCTCTGTCTCCGCGACAAACCGAAACCAGGACAGTCATCCAGAAGCCTGATATTTGCAGAGAGATCGAGACAAGGAACATTGAAGGCTGAGAGCTTTTTGATGATGTTTGAGCCATTGTCATCTGGCGCGTCGGGAAAAGATATGGAACGATTGAAAGCGGTTGCATTGCGAGTTAGGTCATTGAGCCTTGTTTTGAGGGCCAATTTCGAACTGAAGCATTGGTATTTACTACAGCACTTGACCAATCTCACGCACCTTGAATTACATGGTAGCCATGAATTTCTTGGTTGGAACTACATTTACCAGGAGAACGAATCAACCCTGCTTGAACAGCTCGATCTTCCCAGCGCTGGTCCCTCAACGCTTCGTCATGTTAAACTCTACGGATACATAGCTCGTTCCCTTGCTGCGTGGGTCTTAAAGACTGGCGTCAACCTTGAGCGTCTTGAGCTCGGAATGCTTGAGGGCGGggttgagattgaagatCCTGCATCAGGCCATCGTCGCCGCGGAGAGCCATGGACTCCATACCATTTTTATCCTGCCAATATGATGCGCGTGCGAAATCAGGAGTGGCTGCCGATACCACGACCTTCGTCGTGCTTTCTTCCCTCGGAAGTTCAGAACGATCAGGCACTTGAATTTAGCCTGCCTCGGCTGAAGCACCTTAATCTCTGTCAGCCTTCTCGTGGCGACGATGCTATCGCAGAGGATATGCTGTATTACTGGTCTGTACGCACTGAGCGACCTGCACATAAGAGCTGGCGAGAGATCGTCGTAGCTTCGAGATTGACACTCGAGACATTAGTCTTGGAGCAAAAAATTGGTGTTCATAAATATGCCCACAAACAAGATTCAGAGGTATTCATACAACCTGACCCAAGTGGTATTGGTAGCGAGAAGCTTTTAGACATGGTCGGGAAGCTACTTACTCACCATGACTTTCCAGCCCTGAAACATGTAGAACTGCGGGGGATGTTTATCAGCACTGACAAAGGTGATTACCCTGTCTCAGGCTCACCAGTCGGCGACTTTATGCTGTTGATGCGAAAGAATGGTGTTAAATGCGAGGCTAGACGCGGTTGTATGTGTTGGTTTGATGGTGATTATGGTGGCGCGGAGTGGGATGCGTGGAAGACAGATCTGAAGAATGAAACGGAGATAAGAGCGGAACAAAGAGGAGAAGCGGTGGTTACAGAACTAAACAGTGAAGAGCTCTTAGCTAGTGTTTAG